The nucleotide window GAGGGATTCAGCAGGTAGATCCCGGCATTAATCTTGTTGCCCACGAAGATCTTCGGTTTCTCTACAAACTTCTCTACTTTCCCAGTCTTCTCCTCCATGACCACGACGCCGTACTTTGATGGTTCATCTACCTATTCAAGTTAATGGAATTTCTTATGATTCAAGCCATTTGAGCAGGGGAGGTTTCTGACCTACCCTGAAGAATCAACAAGCaaacaatagagagagagagagagagagagaatcaataATTGAGGAGATCTGGTGGGTCCACCATGGATATATAGGGAGATCCATTGAGGAGATCTTTTTTTCAGGGTATGCCCATTATTAATTCAGCAGCCTGGATAGCTGAACATGGGCCCTAGGAACACgatgaaaaaataaaatcgaaGGTTTCACATAGAGAAATGATAGATATGCAATTATACCTTGGTTACCATTATTGAAGCCTCTCCACCATGAGCTCTGTGGAATTCGATCATTTGCCTGAGCGGGTACTCACTGATAACATCGCTGTTGAGTACGAAGAAAGGCTCACCGGAACCATCTAGCAGCTTATCCTTGGCTAGAGCCAGGGGACCTGCAGTGCCCATTGGCTCGTTCTCCTGCGAGCAAGTGATCTTCATCCCCAGCTTGCTCTCGAATTCCTTCAAGAAGTTCAGCATCACCTGCAAAGCAAAAACACGACTTGACATCATCAATATTTTAAAACAGAAAATCAGCTGCAAAATGATTTGGTTGAGGTTCGTTTCTCTTACCTCTGGTTGGTAATTGATGGCTAGAACAACTTCTGTCACTCCAATGGCTTTCAGAGCTTcaatctgaaaaaaataaaataaaatcagaaacatAGACAGATTACGGTTAATTTACGCAATTTACTTACCCCATATCCATCGTAAGACATGAAACTGCAAATTCATCTACGAAGATTCAgaggataaatttgaaaaaaaaaacacactggAAGTTTCTGGAAGCAAGCTTGGGGGATTCAAGTGTCTAATATAGAgtttgtttggatgcaacccaaaatgcaattggtttgatttttattttttatttttgcagacCGAATGGCATAATCTGTCCTCCCCTGCATTTGAGATGGTTCGGATTGTCAGATGCTGTTAATTCCAACTTGTCTACCCGAAATCAACATCAGCAACATATGCTGAAAATGATTTGGAGCGCAAAGGTGGGAACACAGTATCCTGCCTATCATCAATTCTGATTACCATGCCAAACATAGAGAACTGCACCCTAAAAGGTTCTTCTCATCTTCCATAGGAAACTGGATTTCAGATATGATATAtatccagacaagcaaaacaagaatAGAACATAAACTTATGCAAACGATTATCAATTCATTGGAAATCAACAGTAGAGAAACGCATAAACAGATCCAGCCCATAGGCTTCAATTTCAAAGAGATGGACTCATGGGGTATTACCTGATGCAGAATCATGGGTTTGTTAGCAAAATCCACAAGCGGCTTTGGAACGCTGAGCGTCAATGGCCGCAGACGCGTACCGAACCCTCCGACGAGAATGAGTGCCTTCATCGTTGCACGGAGAACCAACTACTCTTGTTGATCTATCACAAAATCACCcccaaaatttaagaatttaACATAAACCATGCAGaaattcaaaacaaaatatgCCAGAAATTCAACACATATGAGAGCCTAGCCTAAATCAGGCAAAGTTGTTGGCCTCAGCGTGTTACTGACAAAACTGacccgagctggccaatcaagctcgaggaccgagccgagccgcgAGCTCGAcacggttcgactcgatgtacacccctacatgcatatgtgaccttattatagaaaataaatatcatggtggacctagaAAGGTCACAATGGTggacatcacaatggccccacagagccctgcccataGGATGCAATTGGCGTCTAGGTCCGTCTAAGGTCTAGCAAACAAAAAATTTCAAGTTGGGCTCGTAGACGACCCCATGCCCTGCGACCGTTCACAGCCCTACTGGCGACGAGCATCCGGGCTTCGGTTTTTCTGGCCTTAGACTGTAAGACTAGTTTAAAATCTCAGGATGTATTGGAATGAATTGCATGTGTCATGATAACGTTGGGCCGTGTAATTACGTTTTTAAAGGGGCGAGCAAGGGCTGGTGGGTTTAGGACTAGGCCCAGTGTCTGGACCATAGATACATGGATCCAAGTGAAACCCAACTGCATAACTAgggttggatccttactcttcctcgggtggtagactctcaggagtttgaACACCCGGTGGGTtccagtatccataggtggtgaaattccactagcgtgagtgtgtgggggtgtgtgtgcgtgtaaaaaaataaaaatttaaaaaaaagagcaAGGACCCAGAGGTTCATATTGGCCCTACTGTAAAGATGCTTCGTTTTGAATgatgccctcaaatgagctggaaaaacatatggacagcatggatacataatacataaatcaaggtggggccatggtAATCCTACGGTAACTGCCGCGCCTGTCTTGAGTCAGGCCGGGGTCTCGCAGCAGGGAAGCAGATTGTGTGGTGTACCACAAACCACTAACCTCGGTGGTGTATTgaagtcaccaagttatgtgtttcatcttccattcatccattttgtgagatcatttcaggatatgttaaaaaagaggcatatccaaatctctagtgagctACAACACTGGAAGGTGAGGATCGAATGCCTAGTGTTGGTAACTTCTTGGGGTGTTTTCATGAtgtctatttgcaatccaacgGTCATAAAATCAACACTAGatgtgggcatcgagttgagttggaccgagttgGGGTTGATCCAGtcaattcggttttgaaataggcgtaatccaaactcaacccaactcggtaccgagtccagatgcctgacccaatccgagtccgagtccgagtctaaACTAATCCGAACTAAGTCCGAACcaatcacaagtaccgagtcgggtcgagtcgacaCCGAGAGCGGGTATCCGTgggctaaaatcacaactcaaaacctatattCACTTGCTAGAATTAACCTCTCCATCAACTACATGGCATCTTAGATCTAAAACGCAAGATCTAaggttttttttaaataaaaataaaaaaattatatatacaaGTCGAGTTTcaaattgagtcgagtcaagACAGAGTTGGTTCTGgtgtcgagtcgagtcaagtcactaggtgacttgaactcaacttagtttgagtttggattggatgaaTTCAACTCAATTCGGATCAACTCATCCATTCAGTTCGGATCGAGTTAGATCTGAACGAGTCAGACAAGTCAAGCCTGCTGAGTCAAGTCATCCTGTGCCACGCTCTACTAGACgaaggaaaacacgaatatcggCTACTTTTGTATCTTTGGTCAGGTAAAAAAGACCTGGACGcgtcaatccccattgctttttgtgatatggtccactttgagatttgaatctatctcatttttagtctgtacctaaaatgatatgacaagaTGGATGAACGTCTTATTATTTTGGATTGACCCTAAAATgaatggaagaatggatggacaacgtggataaacgaaatacattcacggtggtcccaacagaatttactaagtaccataaaagcgtactgagtaattgagtacgcaatccgatttctattTTTAGTCGTGATAAATGGCCCATAGTATTCTTTAATCCGGACCATTGATCTATTGCGGGATCAATTATCTTCAGACAATTTCTCGGAAGGAAAATCCTATCAGTTCATCTTGT belongs to Magnolia sinica isolate HGM2019 chromosome 8, MsV1, whole genome shotgun sequence and includes:
- the LOC131252784 gene encoding mannose-1-phosphate guanylyltransferase 1 — its product is MKALILVGGFGTRLRPLTLSVPKPLVDFANKPMILHQIEALKAIGVTEVVLAINYQPEVMLNFLKEFESKLGMKITCSQENEPMGTAGPLALAKDKLLDGSGEPFFVLNSDVISEYPLRQMIEFHRAHGGEASIMVTKVDEPSKYGVVVMEEKTGKVEKFVEKPKIFVGNKINAGIYLLNPSVIDRIQLRPTSIEKEVFPKIAAEQKLYAMVLPGFWMDIGQPRDYITGLGLYLNSLRKNSPSRLAVGPHIVGNVLVHESAVIGEGCLIGPDVAIGPNCVVESGVRLSRCTVMRGVRIKKHACISSSIIGWHSTVGQWARVENMTILGEDVHLCDEIYSNGGVVLPHKEIKSSILKPEIVM